From one Mustela nigripes isolate SB6536 chromosome 16, MUSNIG.SB6536, whole genome shotgun sequence genomic stretch:
- the STAT5A gene encoding signal transducer and activator of transcription 5A isoform X1 codes for MSQKHLQINQTFEELRLVTQDTENELKKLQQTQEYFIIQYQESLRIQAQFAGLAQLSPQERLSRETALQQKQVSLEAWLQHEAQTLQQYRVELAEKHQKTLQLLRKQQTIILDDELIQWKRRQQLAGNGGPPEGSLDVLQSWCEKLAEIIWQNRQQIRRAEHLCQQLPIPGPVEEMLAEVNATITDIISALVTSTFIIEKQPPQVLKTQTKFAATVRLLVGGKLNVHMNPPQVKATIISEQQAKSLLKNENTRNECSGEILNNCCVMEYHQATGTLSAHFRNMSLKRIKRADRRGAESVTEEKFTVLFESQFSVGSNELVFQVKTLSLPVVVIVHGSQDHNATATVLWDNAFAEPGRVPFAVPDKVLWPQLCEALNMKFKAEVQSNRGLTKENLVFLAQKLFNSSSSHLEDYNGMSVSWSQFNRENLPGWNYTFWQWFDGVMEVLKKHHKPHWNDGAILGFVNKQQAHDLLINKPDGTFLLRFSDSEIGGITIAWKFDSPDRNLWNLKPFTTRDFSIRSLADRLGDLSYLIYVFPDRPKDEVFSKYYTPVLAKAVDGYVKPQIKQVVPEFVNASADSAGGSATYMDQAPSPAMCPPAHYNMYPQNPDAVLDQDGEFDLDETMDVARHVEELLRRRMDGLDPRLSPPAGLFTSARGSLS; via the exons CTCAGTTTGCCGGGTTGGCCCAGCTGAGTCCCCAGGAGCGTCTGAGCCGGGAGACTGCCCTCCAGCAGAAGCAGGTGTCCCTGGAGGCCTGGCTGCAGCATGAGGCCCAGACGCTGCAGCAGTACCGCGTG GAGCTGGCTGAGAAGCACCAGAAGACCCTGCAGCTGCTGCGGAAGCAGCAGACCATCATTCTGGACGATGAGCTGATCCAGTGGAAGCGGCGGCAACAGCTGGCAGGGAACGGAGGGCCCCCCGAGGGCAGCCTGGACGTGCTGCAGTCCTG GTGTGAGAAGTTGGCCGAGATCATCTGGCAGAACCGGCAGCAGATCCGCAGGGCTGAGCACCTCTGCCAGCAGCTGCCCATCCCCGGCCCAGTGGAGGAGATGCTGGCTGAGGTCAACGCCACTATCACAGACATCATCTCAGCCCTGGTGACCAG CACGTTCATCATTGAGAAGCAGCCCCCTCAGGTCCTGAAGACCCAGACCAAGTTTGCAGCGACGGTGCGCCTGCTGGTGGGCGGGAAGCTGAACGTGCACATGAACCCCCCCCAGGTGAAGGCCACCATCATCAGCGAGCAGCAGGCCAAGTCGCTGCTCAAGAACGAGAACACCCGCAA CGAGTGCAGTGGCGAGATCCTGAACAACTGCTGTGTGATGGAGTATCACCAGGCCACCGGCACCCTCAGCGCTCACTTCAGGAACATG tCACTAAAGAGGATTAAGCGGGCTGACCGGAGGGGCGCGGAGTCTGTGACGGAGGAGAAATTCACGGTCCTGTTTGAGTCTCAGTTCAGCGTTGGCAGCAATGAGCTTGTGTTCCAGGTGAAG ACTCTGTCCCTTCCCGTGGTTGTCATCGTTCACGGCAGCCAGGACCACAATGCAACCGCCACTGTGCTGTGGGACAATGCCTTTGCCGAGCCG GGCAGGGTGCCATTCGCCGTGCCCGACAAAGTGCTGTGGCCGCAGCTGTGTGAGGCTCTCAACATGAAATTCAAGGCCGAAGTGCAGAGCAACCGCGGCCTGACCAAGGAGAACCTCGTGTTCCTGGCCCAGAAACTGttcaacagcagcagcagccacctTGAAGACTATAATGGCATGTCCGTGTCCTGGTCCCAGTTCAACAGG GAGAACTTGCCGGGCTGGAACTACACCTTCTGGCAGTGGTTTGATGGGGTCATGGAGGTGCTGAAGAAGCATCACAAGCCCCATTGGAATGACGG GGCCATCCTAGGTTTTGTGAACAAGCAACAGGCCCATGACCTGCTCATCAACAAGCCCGATGGGACCTTTTTATTACGCTTTAGCGACTCCGAAATCGGGGGCATCACCATTGCCTGGAAGTTTGACTCTC CTGACCGCAACCTGTGGAACCTGAAGCCATTCACCACGCGGGACTTCTCCATTCGGTCGCTGGCTGACCGACTAGGGGACCTGAGCTATCTCATCTACGTATTTCCCGACCGGCCCAAGGACGAGGTCTTCTCCAAGTACTACACCCCTGTGCTCG CTAAAGCAGTGGATGGATATGTGAAGCCACAGATCAAGCAAGTGGTCCCTGA GTTTGTGAATGCGTCTGCAGACTCTGCCGGGGGCAGCGCCACCTACATGGaccaggccccctccccagccatgTGCCCCCCGGCTCATTATAACATGTACCCCCAGAA ccctgaCGCCGTCCTTGACCAGGATGGAGAATTTGACCTGGATGAGACCATGGACGTGGCCCGGCACGTGGAGGAACTCCTGCGCCGCCGGATGGACGGTCTGGACCCCCGCCTCTCCCCGCCCGCTGGTCTTTTCACCTCGGCCCGAGGCTCGCTCTCATGA